The Haloplanus sp. GDY1 genomic sequence GCCGATGAGGGTCACCGCGAGGGTGATGAGCGCGCTCGCGCCCACCCCCTGCAGCAGGCGGAGCGCGAGCACCTCGGCGAACGTGCGGGCGAAGGCGACGCCCGTCCCGGCGGCGGCGAAGAGAAAGAGGAGGGGGATCACGACGCGCCGGCGGCCGAACCGGTCGGCGACGAGGCCGACGAAGGGCGTGACGACGACGCCCGGGAGGGTGTAGGCCGTGATGACCAGCCCGACGGCCGCGTCCGAGACGCCGAAGACGGGGCGCAGGTCCGGGAGGACCGGGCTGACCAGCGAGACGCCCATCACGCCCATCAGCGAACACGAGAGGACGACGTAGAGCGTACTCGACCGCCACGGGACGAGCGCCAGTCCGCGGTCCCCATCGACGCCGGACACGGGAGTGGGTCACGCGGTGGGCTTGTTACCGTTGCGTTCGCGGCACCCGGCGATCAGAACTGCTCGGCCGTGTCGACGCCGACGACCACGCCCACCTCGTCCGGGGCGAACCCGTCGTCGGCCTCGACGGCCGAGGCGAAGAGGAGGCGGGCCTGTTCGGTGTGGGCCGCCCGGACCGCCGCGGCGGTCGACGCCGCGAATCCCAGGTCCTCGATCAGCGACGCCCACCTGTCCTCGTCGACGCGGTAGGCGCGCTTCCCGTCGACGGTGACGTAGTCGGCCGTTCGCTCGAACGCCGAGTGTCGCCCGAGCAACTCCGCGTTGAGCGCGAGGAGGGCGTCGACGACGGCGGCGGCGTCGGGGGCGGCCTCGGCGGCCACCCGCTCGACGACCGCGCCGGTGATCGGGGCTTCGCCGGTGTCGACCGTGGTCTCGTCGGTCATACGCGGTGTCGGCACCCCCGACCCTTCGGTCTTGGGGAGAACGTTGATGCGTGGCCGGACGGTACGATCCCCACGGGCACGTAGTGGACGCCCGCCGATCCATGACGAACCTGCGCGCCGAAGAACTGAGTTACGAGGTCGAGGGGGACCGCATCCTCGACCGGGTGTCGCTCGACGTCGCGAGCGGGGAGACGGTGGCCATCGTCGGCCCCTCCGGCGCCGGAAAGTCGTCGCTGCTCCGCCTGTGCAATCGCCTCGACGAGCCGACCGAGGGGACGGTGTACCTCGACGGGACCGACTACCGGACGCTGGCGCCGGAGACGCTGCGAAAGCGGGTGGGACTGGTGCCACAACAGCCCGCACTGCGGGACGGGACCGTCCGCGAGAACGTCACCATCGGCCCGCGCCTCCGCGGCGAGTCGATCCCCGAGACGCGCCTCGTCGACCTGCTCGACGCCGTGGGGCTGTCGGGCTACGCCGACCGGGAGACGGGCGACCTGTCCGGCGGGGAGGCCCAGCGGGTCGCCATCGCGCGGACGGTCGCCAACGACCCCGAGGTGCTCCTGCTCGACGAGCCGACCGCCAGCCTCGATAGCGCCGCCGAGGCCGAGGTCGAGCGCCTGCTGTCGGACCTCCTGGCGTCGGGCGAGCGGACCGTCGTCCTCGTCACGCACGACGAGCGACAGGCCGAGCGCCTGGCCGACCGCGTGGCGCGGCTGCGCGACGGCCGGATCGTCGAGGTGGGGACGCCCCGGGAGGTGATCGCGTGAGCGCCCTGCCCGACCGCCTGGCCGATCCCGTGGTCGTCGAGGGGCTGCTCCAGGTCGCCGCCGCGACGGCGCTCGCGGCGGTCGTCGTCGGCATCTCGTCGCTCCGTGGACTGGATCTGGAGCGGGAACTCGGCGGCTCCTTCGCCCGCGGGTTCGTCCAGGTGCTCGCGATGGGGGCGCTGATCGGCGCGCTCTTTGCCATCCCGCTCGCCTACTCCGGGCTCCTGCTCGCCGCGATGGTGGGCTACGCCGCCTGGGAGTCGCGCAAGCGCGGCGACCGCGTGCCGGGGGCCTTCCGCATCTCCGTCGTCTCGCTCGCGCTCGGGTCGGCGGTCGTCATCGTGACGATGGTCGCCGCGGGCGCCATCGAGCGCACGGTCCGGAACCTCGTGCCGGTCGGCGGCATGATCATCGCGAACGCGATGAAGACCAACTCGCTGACCCTGGATCGGTTCCAGGGGGAGATCGAGTCGAACCGCGGGGAGATCGAGGCGATCCTCGCGCTCGGCGTCCCGCCCGAGCGCGCCGTCTCGGCGGTCGTCACCGAGTCCGTACGGGCGTCGCTCATCCCCGTCGTCGACGCGATGCGGACGCTCGGTCTCGTCTACATCCCGGGGATGATGGCCGGCATGATCCTCGGGGGCGCGAACCCCATCTACGCCGCCGAGTACCAGTTCGTCATCATGGGCATGATCTTCGCCGCGGGCGGTCTGACGAGCATGACCACCAGCCTCCTGCTCACCCGAGTGGCCTTCACCGACGCCGCACAGCTCCGCCGGTTCGAACCCGCGGAGACGACGCTGCTCGGGGCGCTGCGGGCGGCCGTGCAGCGGTGACCGGAGGCCCCGATCAGGCCGACGCGACGGCGTCGAGGATGGCGTCGTAGTCGGGTTCGTTCGTCGGATCGTCGGCCACCCAGCGGTAAGTGACGACCCCGTCGGCGTCGAGGACGAACACGGCGCGGTTCGCGACGCCGTGGAGGCCGAGGTCCGGGATCGACATCGTCAGGCCGTACGCGTCGATGGCGTCGCCGTCCATGTCGCTGACGAGGTCGAACTCCAGGCCGTGTTCCTCGCGGAACGCCCCCTGTGAGAACGGGGAGTCGGCGCTCACGCCGAGGACGGTCGCCCCGGCGTCACGGAAGTCGTCGAGGCGGTCCTGCAGGGCGATCATCTCGTTCCGACAGGGCGGGGTGAAGGCGCCGGGGAAGAAGGCGAGGACGACCGGGCCGTCGCCGAGGTGGTCGGCGAGGTCGAACGACTCGTGTTCTGCGGTGCCGAGCGTCGCCGTGAACGTCGGTGCGGCGTCTCCGGGAGAGACCATGTCGGACGGGTGGGTCGCGGTCGACATAAACCCAGTCACGAACGGAGACGAACAACTAACTACCGTGGCACGGTACCGACCCACATGGCAGAGTTCGGCGCCCTCTCGCTCGTGCCCCCGCTGTTCGCCATCGGCCTGGCCATCGTCACGCGGAAGGCGGTGCTGTCGCTCTTTCTCGGCGTGTGGTCGGGCGGGGTGATCTTCACCGGCGGGGTGGGGCTGGGGCAGACGTTCGACTGGATCGCCGCCTCAATCGGCGAGAGCACCTTCCACGCGCAGATCCTCATCTTCACCCTGCTGCTGGGGTCGGCGGTGGCGATGATCTGGCGGCTCGGCGGCTCGCACGCGGTGCGGGACTGGGCCATCGCCCGCCTCGACACCCGACGCAAGGTCGGGGTGGCGGCGTGGCTGCTCGGCCTGCTCCTCTTTTTCGACGACTACGCCAACACGGCGGTCGTCGGGAGCACGATGCGGGACGTCTCCGATCACCTGCGGATCTCCCGGGAGAAGCTCTCCTACCTCGTCGACTCGACGGCGGCGCCCGTGGCGACGCTCGCCATCTCCTCGTGGGTCGCCTTCCAGCTCTCCATGATCGAGTCGGGCTACGAGGCGACCGACCTCGCCGCGAGCGAGGTGCCCAACTCCTTCGCCGTCTTCCTGCGGTCCATCCCGTACAACACCTACGCCATCCTCGCGATCGTCATGGTCGGCATCGTCGTCCTGAGCGGCCGCGACTACGGCGAGATGCTCGCCGCCGAGCGCCGCGCCGCTGAGACGGGGAAGGTGACCCGCGACGACGCCCGACCCATGCAGGACGTGTCGGCCGAACTCGGCGAACCGACCGTCGAGGACCCCCGGCTGGTCGCCTTCTTCCTGCCCATCGGCGTCCTGATCGGCGTGACGCTCGGGTCGGCGCTGTGGACCGGCTACAGCCCCGGTGCGGGCCTCTACGACACCATCGTCGGCGCCGACTACGCCGTCGCGCTCATCTTCGGCTCCTTCGCGATGGTCGCCTCGACGTACGCCATCGGCGTCGCCACCGACCGCCTGTCGCTCGGCGAGAGCGTCGACACGACCATCGAGGGCTTCGGCGTCATGCTCACGGCGGTGACCATCCTCGTCCTCGCGTGGTCCATCGGCAACGTCGTCGAGGCGCTCGGCACCGGGGAGTACGTCGGCCGGATCGCGGGGCAGGTGCTCGACCCCGCGGTCCTCCCGGTCGTGGTGATGTTCACCGGCGCGTTCATCGCCTTCTCGACCGGGAGTTCGTGGGGGACGATGGGCATCGTGACGCCCATCGCCGTCCCCGTCGCGTGGGACCTGACCGGCGGTCACGCCATGGTCGCCGCGGTGGTCGGCGCCGTCTTCTCCGGCGCCATCTTCGGCGATCACGCCTCCCCCATCTCGGACACGACCGTCCTCTCGGCCACCTTCACCGGCGCGGACCTGATCGATCACGTCCGCACCCAACTGTACTACGCCGTCACCGTCGTCGTCGTCGCGGCCACGCTCCTGATCGTGTGGGGGTACACCCGTCTGAACCCGTGGTATCTGCTCCCCGTCGGCGCCCTCGCGCTCGTCGGCCTGGTCTACGGCCTGTCGACGCTCGACGCACGGCGGCGGGGGGTCGAGCCGGTCGACGTCGGTGGGACGACGTCCGGGAACGCCGGAGCGGCCGACGCCGGCGCGCCCGAGGCGGACGACGGCTGAGCCGCCTCAGACCGGTTCGAACTCGTGGATCGGCCACTCCCGCTCGTGGTCGCGGGCCATCGCCAGTTCGTCCGCCTCGGGCGGCCGAGCCGCGAGCGCCACCGGCAGGCCGATTTCGGCGTCGGCGTGAGGGACGGTCAGCCGGCCGGTGAGCCGCGCGCCGGAGTCGAGTTCGACGACGGCGACCGTGTAGGGCGCCCGCTCCGCGAGCGCCGGCGGCGGCGTGCGGACCTCGGTGTAGGTGACCACGGCCCCGGTCTTGGGCTGCGACTCGACCCGGAGGTCGCGCCCCCCGCAGGCGTAACACGCCGGCCGCGGCGGGAGCAGGCGCTCGCCGCAGTCCGCACAGACGGCGGCCAGCAGGTCGCCCTCGGCCAGCGCCGCGAAGAAGCCGGGGAGCGTGAAGGGGCTGTCGGCGGTGAACTCGTCGGCGGTGCGCGGAACGGTCGTGGAGTCGGCGTCGTCAGGCATTGGTGAGGACGTGAGCGACGGTGACGGCGTCGGCGACGCCGCCCTCGTTGACGAGCAGGCCAGTCGTGGCGCCGTCGACCTGTCGGTCGGGCGTCGCGGTACCCGTGAGCTGTTCGTAGGCCTCGACCGCCTGCGCCAGCCCGGTGGCGCCGATGGGATGGCCGCGGGCCTTGAGCCCGCCGCTCGTGCTCAGGCGGACGTCGGTCCACCCGTCCGAGCGCTCGGCGGGCGGGAGCGCGCTCTCGTAGCCGCGGCCGCGGGGCGCGAACCCCGCCGCCTCCGCCAGCAGCGCCTCGGAGACGGTGAAGGCGTCGTGAACCTCCGCCACGTCGACGTCGGGAGGCGAGACGCCCGCCTCCTCGTAGGCGCGGGTCGTCACCTCGTGGGCGCCCTCGATCTCGGTGAGGTTGCGCTCCGCGACGGCGATGTTGTTCGCGCCGGCGGCGACGCCCGCGACCCGGACGGTCTCGCCGGGGAGCGTCGTCGCCACGTCCTCGCTCGTGACGAGGACGGCGGCCGCGCCGTCGGTGACCGGCGCGCAGTCGTACAGTTTCAGCGGCGGGGCGACGTAGTCGGAGTCGAGCACGGTCTCGACGTCCACCTCGCGCCGGAACTGGGCCCGGGGGTTGGCGACGGCGTTGGCGTGGTTCTTCACGGCGATGCGGGCCAGGTCCGCCTCCGTCGCGTCCGTCTCGTGGAGGTAGCGCTTCGCGAGGAGGGCGTACTGACTCGGCGCGGTGACGCCCGACCGCGCTTCGAGCGCGCGGTCGAAGGCCGCCGAGAGCGCGGTCGTGGCGCCGTCGGTCCCCCCGGCGGTCATCTTCTCGACGCCGCAGGCGAGGACGGCGTCGCGGCGGCCGCTCCGGACGTCCTCGACGGCGTGGCGGAGGGCCATCGCGCCCGCGGCGGCACAGCCCTCGACGCGCTCGGCGGGGACGTGACGCAGCCCCGCCCACTCAGCCAGCAGCGTGCCGTACATGATCTGGCCCTCGTAGGACTCGGACTGGTTGCCGACGTACACCGCCTCGACGACGTCGGCGGGATCGGGACCCTCCTCGAACGCCTCGGTGACGGCGGCACCGAAGAGGTCCCGACCCGTGAGGTCGGTGCGGCCGAACGGTGAAGTGCCGACGGCCGCGATGTGTGGATCCGTCACATGGGTAGCGTGGCGGGCCAGGGAGTTAATCCTATGTCACCGCGTCGAGTTCCGCGGCGAGCGCGTCGAGGGCGTCGTCGAGCGAGAACCGGTCGCGCTCGACCCGGCGGAGCGCCGCCATCACGGTCGGATCGACCGGCGGCGAGCGGATGGTGTGGGCGCTCCCCGTCGCGGTCGTCCGGTGGAGCCACCGGACGGCCGTCCGCGCCGGCGCCCAGCCGACGTCGGTCAGGGCGACGGCCGTCCGCCACGCCCACGCCCGCCCCTCGGTCATCGAGAACAGGGAGAAGGCCTCGTCGAACCGGCCGAACGTGGTATCGACCGTCGACAGCCCCGGCGCGTAGAGGTCGGCCAGCGCCGCCTGCTGGGCGTCGACGAGGCCGGCGAGGACGCCGTCGATCCGGTCGTGGTCGGCGTGCTTCCGCTCCCGGTCGGGGTCGATGCCCAGGTCGCGGAGCGTCAGCGCGAGGTCGTAGTTGATGTGGGCGTTGATGCCGAGGAAGGCGTCCTGCGCGACGAGGGCGTCGCCCGCCAGCGCGGTCCCGAAGGCCACCCGCCACGGGGCCGGGACGGCGGCGTGATCGCCGCGCTCGAAGGAACGGAAGGCGCGTCGGTAGTAGTCGGCGAAGGAGACGGTGTACCGCCGCATCCACGCGGCGTCGTCGAAGCGGCCGTCCGCGATGGCCCCGCGGACGGCGTCGGTCATGCGGGTGTAGACGGTGAGGAAGACGGCGCGCCGGTCGCCGGCGGCGCGCAGTCGGGATTCGAGGTCGGCGAGGCGGTCGTAGGCGCCGTCGACGCTCCGGAAGGGCCGCTCAAGGAGGTCGACGAGCGCCGGGTCGGGGTCGTGATCGGGTGACGGCGGGGCGGCGCGCACGCCGATCAGGGTGGCGCGGACCCGGCTGGCGTCGAGCAGTCGGAGCGCCGAGGCGTAGCCGGCCATCGCGTGTCGAGGAGGGAGGGGGCGAGCAAATAACTGGCGGCGAGTGGGGACTCGACGCCGCTCAACCCGGCGTCGGCGGAATCACTTTGGTGGCCGGGGCCCACGTTCGCGTCGAGATGGACGCATCGATCCGGGTGTTACACGTCGACGACGATCCGGAGTTCGCGGCGATGGTGTCGACGTTCCTGGAACGGGAGGACGGCCGGTTCGAGGTCGAAACGACCACGAGCGCCAGCGAGGCGCTGGATCGGATCGACGACGGCGTCGACTGTGTCGTCTCCGACTACGACATGCCCGGGACCGACGGGATCGAGTTCCTCGAAGCCGTCCGCGAGACACACGACGACCTCCCCTTCATCCTCTTCACCGGGAAGGGCAGCGAGGAGGTGGCGAGCGATGCCATCTCCGCGGGCGTCACCGACTACCTGGAGAAAGGCAGCGACACGAGCCGGTACGCCGTGCTGGCGAATCGGATCGGGAACGTGGTCGACCAGTATCGCTCGCGTCGGGAACTCGAAGCCAGCCGCGAACGGCTCTCGCTGTTCTTCGAGCAGTCGCCGCTTGGCGTCGTCGAGTGGGACGAACACTTCGAGATCGTCCGCGTCAACGACGCGGCGACGGACATCCTCGGCTACGACGAGGACGAGTTGGTCGGGGAGTCGTGGGAGCGGATCGTTCCCGAGGCGGAGACGGAGGCGGTCGAACGCGTCGTCGAGGCCCTGCTTGCGGATCGGGGCGGCTACCGGAGCGTCAACGAGAACGTCCGGGCGGACGGCGAGCGGATCGTCTGTGAGTGGCACAACCGCGTCGTGACCGACGCGGACGGCGACACCGTCGGCATCTTCTCGCAGTTTCAGGACATCACCGAGCGCCGGGAGCGCAAGGAGCGCCTCCAGCGGAGTACGGCCCGGCTCGAAGCGCTCTTCGAGAACTCGCCGGACATGATCAACGTCCACGACACCGACGGGAACATCATCGAACCGAACCCTCAGCTGTGCGAGAAGACGGGGTACGACGCCGCGACGCTCACCGACATGAAGGTGTGGGACCTCGACCAGCGGATCGATCCCGAGGAGGCACGGGCGGTCTGGGAGGAGATGGACGTCGGCGACAGACGGCGTCTCGAGGGCGTCTACGGCCGTCGCGACGGCTCGACGTTCCCGGTGGAGGTACACCTCCGACGCCTCGACCTGGAGGGCGAGAAGCGGTTCGTCGTCATCAGCCGCGACATCTCCGAGCGGAAGGCCCGGGAGGAGGACCTGGAGGCGACCAAGGAGCGCCTCGACACGGTCGTCTCGAACGTGCCCGTCGTGCTCTTCGCGCTCGACGCCGAGGGCGTGTTCACGCTGTCGGAGGGGAAGGGATTGAGCACGCTCGACCTGGAATCCGGCGAGGTCGTCGGTTCCTCCGTCTTCGACCTGTACGGGGACCAGCCGGACGTGATCGACGCCGTCGAGCGTGCCCTCGACGGCGAGGAGGTGAGCACGATACAGGAGGTCGAAAACCGGTTCTACGAGACCGCCTACCAGCCGGTGTTCGACGACGGCACCGTCACCGGGGCCATCGGCGTCGCCATCGACATCACCGAGCGCCGGCGCCGGGAGCGCGAACTCCGCCGACAGAACGATCGCCTGGAGGATTTCGTCGGCGTCGTCTCGCACGACCTGCAGACCCCGCTCAACGTCGCCGCGGGGCGCGTCGAACTGGCACGCGAGGAGTGCGAGAGCGGCCACCTCGACGGCGTCGCGGGCGCCCTCGACCGGATGGACGAACTGATCTCGGACCTGCTCCGTCTGGCGAGGGAGGGAGAGCGGGTGAACGAGATCGACTCCGTGACGCTCGCGGACGCCGTCGAGGACTGCTGGCGCAACGTCGAGACGGCGGGGGCGAGCCTCGTCGTCGAGACGTCGCTGACGATCCGTGGCGATCCCGGACGGCTCCAGCACCTCCTGGCGAACCTCCTGCAGAACGCCGTCGAACACGGGGTGACGGGGACCGACGACCGGAGCGTCACGGTCACGGTCGGCACCCTCGACGACGGGACCGGATTCTACGTCGCCGACGACGGGCCCGGGATTCCGGAATCGAACCGGGGGCGGGTCTTCGAGAGCGGCTTCTCGACCGCGGCGGACGGCACCGGGTTCGGCCTCGCCATCGCCGAGGAGGTGGCGGAGGCCCACGGCTGGTCCATCGGCGTGACCGAGAGCGCGGCCGGCGGCGCCCGCTTCGAGATCACCGCCGTGGACGTCGTCGAGTGACGACCTACCGCTCGACCGTCGCCAGCAGGTCGTCGAGGCGGGAGATCGCCTCCCGGATCGCGTCCGCGTCGGTCGCGTAGGAGAACCGGAGGTAGGCCGCCGCCTGATCGCCGAAGTCGGCGCCGGGCGTGACCGCGACGCCCGCCTCCTCGAGGAACAGGTCGGCGACGTCGAACGCGTCGCCGGGCAGGTCGCTCACGTCAGCCAGCAGGTAGTAGGCGCCCTGTGGGGTGTAGCCGGGGTCCAGCCCCCAGTCGGCGACGGCGTCGACCAGCAGGTCGCGGCGCTCGCGGTAGGTCTCTCGGATGGCGTCGAGGCGCTCGGGCGGCGTCTCCAGGGCGGCGACGCCCGCGTCCTGCACGAAGTTCGGGGCACAGATGAACAGGTTCTGCGCGAGGCGGTTGACCGCGTCGACGAGACCCGGCGGCACGACCATCCACCCGAGGCGCCAGCCCGTCATCGCGAACCGCTTCGAGAAGCCGTCGAGGACGACGGCGTCGTCCGTGTACTCGAGGACCGTGTGCTCCTCGGCGTCGTACGAGAGCCCGTGGTACACCTCGTCGACGACGGGCGTGGCGTCGGCCTCGGCCGCGAGGTCGACGAGGGCCGAGAGCGTGTCGCCGTCCATCACGGCCCCGGTGGGGTTGGCGGGGGAGTTGCACAGCAGCGCTCGGGTGTCGGGCCCCATCGCGTCCGCGAACGCCGACGCCCGGGGACGGAAGCCGTCGGCCGGGCGCAACGGGACCGTGCGGACGGTGCCGCCGACGACGCGCACGAAGTTGGGATAGCAGGCGTAATGCGGGTCGGTGAGCACCACCTCGTCGCCCGGGTCGACGAGCGCCGCCATGGCCAACAGGAGGCCCGGCGAGGAGCCCGGAGTGACGACGACGCGTCCGGGGTCGACGTCGACGCCGTACGTGCGGTCGTAGTGGGCGGCGATGGCGCGCCGGAGTTCCGGCTTCCCCCGCGCCGCGGTGTAGTCCGTGTTGCCGGCTCGGAGCGACTCCACGGCCGTCTCGACCACCCGCTCCGGGGGGTCGAAGTCCGGTTCGCCAACCTCCAGGTGGATCACGTCGTCGGTGTCGTTCGCCCGCTCCAGCACGTCCATCGCCAGGAACGGGCTGACGTCGGCTGCGCGCTCGGAGACCATCGGTGTCGGAGGCGATACGGCGGGGGAGCGGGAATACGCTCCGGTCGACTGGCGGGGAGGTCACTCCGACCGGATGGGGTCGTCGGGCTCCCCCTCGCCGACGAACAGGGTGTCCTCGACGAGCGCCTTCGTCCCGCGCCGGAGTCGCTCGGAGAGCGCCTGGTGGGAGATGTCGAACTCCTCGGCCAGCGACTCCAGGTCGACCGAGCGCGGGACGTCGAAGTAGCCCGCACGGGTCGCCGCCGCAAGCGCCCGGTACTGCTCGTCGGTGAGCCCGTACCGGCCGGCCGGCTCCCCGTCCAGGTCGCGGATGGAGCGAACGTCGAAGCCGAGGCCGTGTTCGGCACAGAACTCGTGTGTGCGCGAGAAGTGGTCGCGGTCCGGATAGAGGACCCGAAGCTCCCACCGGTCGGCCGACCCCCAGGCGTCCATGACCGTGGCCGACGAGTTGGCGAGCATCTGGACCAGCAACTGGACGTGGTCGATCCACTCCATCCGGTAGAGGAGTTCGTCGTCGAACTCGTCGAGGAGCGTCACGTTGTCGACCGAGGGGTCGGCCGCGAGGGCCTCCTCGACCGTCGACCGGGGCGTTCCGCGCGCCCACAGCAGCGGCATGACCGTGTCCTTGCCCGTCTCGACGATGCGCTCCGTCTCGACGCTGAGGTCGGGACACGCATCCAGCGTCCGGGCGAGGGCGAACTCCTCGGCGGGGACCGTCCCGAGTACGATGGTCGCCATACCCTCGATTCGCGAACCGGCCCTAAATATCCCTCGTGGGAGCCCGGCCGTCGACGGCGGCCGACTTGCAGCCACAAGCACCGAGGTTAGGCCGCTCACGCCCCTCCGTGGGGACATGCGACTCTCGACTGCAGCCATCGTGCTCGGCGCGTTCGTGTTCGTGCTTCCGATCCCCGGGACCTTCGTCCTCGGCGCGCTCACCGTCGGGGCCGGCGTCGGTGCGCGCGCCCTCACGTGAGCCGTCCGCGTCGCACGGGACTGCGTGGGCAAGCACTACGCCGAAGCGGCTGAGACGGGTAGAGACGGTCGCAATGGCAAGCGTTCAGATCACGGACGACCACGTCGGCGCGTCGGTCGTCGACGGCGACGGCGACGACGTCGGCATCGTCAGCGCAGTGGAACACGGAACCGCGTACGTGGAACCGGACCCCGGACTCGCGGCGACGCTGAAGGCGAAACTCGGGTGGGAGGACACCGACGACGACGCCTACCCCCTCCAGGAGGAGGCGATCGAGACGGTGACCGACGACGAGATCAGGCTCCGGTCGGACCTGTAGAGCCCCACAGGGCGGGAAAAGCTGCGTCTGCAAGCGGTGACCCTACGGGCGTCGAGCCACACGGGAGACACGTGAACGACACCGATCCAGGTTCGCGAGAGGTGCTCGTCGAACGGGACGCGATCCGGTCGTGGGCCGAGACGCACGACGCCGTGCCGGTCCGTGGCGGGGAGTCGACCGGCGCGCCGGTCGGCCTGTCGACCGGCGTCGAAGTCGAGGACCGCATCGAGTGGTCGACCTTCTTCGACGCCTTCGAGAGCGGCCGGCTGGCGCTGCTCGTCGACGGTGACGACGTCGAGTTCGTCGACCGCGACCGGGTGGCCGACACCGGCGACGACCGACCGGTCGACGACGACGCCCGCGGCGAACCCGACGCCCCTGCCGATCCGGACGAGCGGCGCCGCGAGGCCGAGGCCGCCGATCAGGAGAACGTCGACAACCACCGGGACGAGGAACCGTTCCAGAGCTAGGTCGCGACCGACCTCCTTCTCCGCAGTCGACGTCTCGTGAGCGGTGAGCCGCTCGTCCGGTCGCCGCGTCCGCGTCGCCGACCCGCCGTGAGCGGCGGATCCGGGCTACGCCGACCGCCGGCGCCCGAGCAGCAGCGCCGCCGCGACGGCCGCGAGGAGGGCGGGCAGCGGGCCGAACCCGTCGCCGCTGGACTCGGTGGCCGTGGCGTCGTCCGCGGCCGCCGCGGTGGCGTCGCCGCCGTCGCCGTCGTCGCCGCCGGGTGCGGCCGTGGCGTCGTCGCTCCCGTCCGGCCGGGGCGTCGCCGTGGCCGTCGCGTCCTCGGCCCCGTCGGCCGCGGGGGTGGACGTCGTCGCGTTCGAGCCGGCGGGCTGGGCGGCGGTGAGCGCGAACGTCGAGAATCCGGGCGTCTCCGCCTGGACGGTGACGATCGACCCGCTTCGGCCGGCGACCTGCGTGTCGAGCGTCTCCCACGTGTCGGTCGCGTCGTCGTAGTGGGCGATCCGGAGTCGCTCCGCGTCGACGCCGACCTGCGACTGCCGGACCGAGAGCCGCACCGTGGCCGAACGCCCCGCCATCTCCGCGGGCACCTGTACGCTGACGGGATTGCCGACGCGGTTCGGGAGGGGTGCCGTGCCGTCCGGCAGCGACCTGAGTTCCGACGCCCGGACGAAGCCGGTGGTCGCCGACTCCGGACGGATCTCGACGGCCGAGAACGTCGTCCCGGAGAGCGAGAGCGTCGTCGACTCGCTGTCCGAGAAGACGATGGCCCGCGAGGAGGCGGCGCGGTTCGACGGTGACCCGGCGAAGGAGGCCG encodes the following:
- a CDS encoding PAS domain S-box protein yields the protein MDASIRVLHVDDDPEFAAMVSTFLEREDGRFEVETTTSASEALDRIDDGVDCVVSDYDMPGTDGIEFLEAVRETHDDLPFILFTGKGSEEVASDAISAGVTDYLEKGSDTSRYAVLANRIGNVVDQYRSRRELEASRERLSLFFEQSPLGVVEWDEHFEIVRVNDAATDILGYDEDELVGESWERIVPEAETEAVERVVEALLADRGGYRSVNENVRADGERIVCEWHNRVVTDADGDTVGIFSQFQDITERRERKERLQRSTARLEALFENSPDMINVHDTDGNIIEPNPQLCEKTGYDAATLTDMKVWDLDQRIDPEEARAVWEEMDVGDRRRLEGVYGRRDGSTFPVEVHLRRLDLEGEKRFVVISRDISERKAREEDLEATKERLDTVVSNVPVVLFALDAEGVFTLSEGKGLSTLDLESGEVVGSSVFDLYGDQPDVIDAVERALDGEEVSTIQEVENRFYETAYQPVFDDGTVTGAIGVAIDITERRRRERELRRQNDRLEDFVGVVSHDLQTPLNVAAGRVELAREECESGHLDGVAGALDRMDELISDLLRLAREGERVNEIDSVTLADAVEDCWRNVETAGASLVVETSLTIRGDPGRLQHLLANLLQNAVEHGVTGTDDRSVTVTVGTLDDGTGFYVADDGPGIPESNRGRVFESGFSTAADGTGFGLAIAEEVAEAHGWSIGVTESAAGGARFEITAVDVVE
- a CDS encoding pyridoxal phosphate-dependent aminotransferase, whose protein sequence is MVSERAADVSPFLAMDVLERANDTDDVIHLEVGEPDFDPPERVVETAVESLRAGNTDYTAARGKPELRRAIAAHYDRTYGVDVDPGRVVVTPGSSPGLLLAMAALVDPGDEVVLTDPHYACYPNFVRVVGGTVRTVPLRPADGFRPRASAFADAMGPDTRALLCNSPANPTGAVMDGDTLSALVDLAAEADATPVVDEVYHGLSYDAEEHTVLEYTDDAVVLDGFSKRFAMTGWRLGWMVVPPGLVDAVNRLAQNLFICAPNFVQDAGVAALETPPERLDAIRETYRERRDLLVDAVADWGLDPGYTPQGAYYLLADVSDLPGDAFDVADLFLEEAGVAVTPGADFGDQAAAYLRFSYATDADAIREAISRLDDLLATVER
- a CDS encoding helix-turn-helix domain-containing protein, yielding MATIVLGTVPAEEFALARTLDACPDLSVETERIVETGKDTVMPLLWARGTPRSTVEEALAADPSVDNVTLLDEFDDELLYRMEWIDHVQLLVQMLANSSATVMDAWGSADRWELRVLYPDRDHFSRTHEFCAEHGLGFDVRSIRDLDGEPAGRYGLTDEQYRALAAATRAGYFDVPRSVDLESLAEEFDISHQALSERLRRGTKALVEDTLFVGEGEPDDPIRSE
- a CDS encoding PRC-barrel domain containing protein — encoded protein: MASVQITDDHVGASVVDGDGDDVGIVSAVEHGTAYVEPDPGLAATLKAKLGWEDTDDDAYPLQEEAIETVTDDEIRLRSDL